Proteins encoded within one genomic window of Mesobacillus subterraneus:
- a CDS encoding nitrous oxide reductase accessory protein NosL, whose translation MKKLFAIMLALFLMIIVSGCGDEATENEQKEGQETAATEVNHDDDDHADGPHEPGADDVCAFCNMKVYPEADPMGVFTAQAKTKDGEYVFFDDSGCLLNINRRDDVEFEEKWVRDYITSEWVEADSAIPVKADLKTPMKYGYAFFKDSESAEKFISENSDKNPANATWEQIDQIANERYMKMKMNSDSMDMDKDKNKDSEMDGESEEESGH comes from the coding sequence ATGAAGAAGTTATTTGCTATCATGTTGGCCTTATTTTTAATGATAATTGTTTCTGGCTGTGGAGATGAAGCAACGGAAAATGAACAAAAAGAGGGTCAGGAAACGGCAGCAACTGAAGTGAACCACGATGATGACGACCATGCAGATGGCCCTCATGAACCAGGTGCTGACGATGTCTGTGCATTCTGCAACATGAAGGTATATCCGGAAGCTGATCCAATGGGAGTTTTCACAGCACAGGCCAAAACAAAAGACGGAGAATATGTATTCTTTGATGACTCAGGCTGCTTATTAAATATCAATAGACGTGATGATGTTGAATTCGAGGAGAAATGGGTCCGTGATTATATCACATCAGAATGGGTCGAGGCTGATTCTGCGATACCTGTAAAGGCAGACCTTAAGACTCCGATGAAATACGGCTACGCATTCTTCAAAGACAGCGAAAGCGCCGAGAAATTCATTTCTGAAAACAGCGATAAGAACCCTGCCAATGCAACATGGGAGCAAATCGATCAAATTGCAAACGAACGCTATATGAAAATGAAGATGAACAGCGACAGTATGGATATGGATAAGGATAAGAATAAGGACAGCGAAATGGATGGGGAAAGCGAAGAAGAAAGCGGCCATTAA
- a CDS encoding ABC transporter permease gives MRYIARQQMTLMMRSHWLAGFGLLFSSLAVMVAFLGNTGGTGFDGFNRMTASLLNINLLLIPLLSLLIGSLFLSGEKEDRGLTLLLTYPISPWAVILGKYAGLFVAIWSVLTFGYGAALLVIFFVGGGESQFLCCYYFMCIRTCWRPFSCRWH, from the coding sequence ATGAGATACATCGCGAGGCAGCAAATGACCTTGATGATGAGAAGCCATTGGCTTGCGGGCTTTGGCTTACTGTTCTCGTCATTGGCCGTGATGGTCGCTTTTCTTGGAAACACAGGAGGAACTGGGTTTGACGGATTTAACCGGATGACGGCCAGCTTGCTGAATATCAATTTACTGCTGATTCCTTTGCTGTCTTTGCTGATCGGCAGCTTGTTTTTATCTGGTGAAAAGGAAGATCGCGGGCTAACTTTGCTGCTGACCTATCCGATTTCACCATGGGCAGTAATTCTTGGAAAGTATGCAGGTTTGTTTGTTGCAATCTGGTCTGTATTGACGTTTGGGTATGGTGCAGCATTGCTCGTCATCTTTTTCGTTGGCGGGGGGGAGTCTCAGTTTCTTTGCTGCTATTATTTTATGTGTATTCGAACCTGCTGGCGGCCATTTTCCTGTCGCTGGCATTGA
- a CDS encoding AAA family ATPase: protein MEALNQVGLFDVRNIQIKQYSKGMQQRLSLAQALMPDVPLRILDEPTNGLDPLWVYRFKEIILEEKRQGRTIFFTTHILSLVEELADRAAFMQEGHLQYCDSVESLVQKDGVYTPLEKVFF, encoded by the coding sequence ATGGAAGCCCTGAATCAGGTTGGCTTATTTGATGTAAGGAATATTCAGATTAAACAATATTCCAAAGGAATGCAGCAGCGGCTTTCGCTTGCGCAGGCTCTGATGCCGGATGTTCCGCTGCGAATTCTCGATGAACCAACCAATGGACTAGATCCACTCTGGGTATACCGCTTCAAGGAAATTATCCTGGAAGAGAAAAGACAGGGCAGGACAATTTTCTTTACTACCCATATCCTCAGCCTGGTCGAAGAATTGGCAGACAGAGCTGCGTTCATGCAGGAGGGGCATCTGCAGTATTGTGACTCAGTTGAATCACTTGTACAAAAAGACGGTGTCTATACTCCACTTGAGAAGGTCTTTTTTTAA
- the motA gene encoding flagellar motor stator protein MotA: MDKSSIIGVILAIIAVGVGMVFKGVSPSALANPAAILIIIVGTIAAVTIAFPAKELKKVPKLFKILFKEQESADLPSLIRLFSEWAQLARKEGLLALEAKTSEIDDEFLKNGLSLAVDGQSADYIRDVLTEEVEAMEERHLSGASIFTQAGTYAPTLGVLGAVVGLIAALSHMDNTDELGRAISAAFVATLLGIFTGYVLWHPFANKLKRKSKQEAQVKYMMIEGILSILEGEAPRVIEQKLASYLPAGERKMILEESGVAKDE, from the coding sequence ATGGATAAGTCGTCGATCATTGGTGTCATATTAGCGATTATTGCGGTAGGAGTAGGGATGGTGTTCAAAGGTGTCAGTCCGAGTGCCCTTGCCAATCCGGCAGCAATCTTAATCATAATCGTAGGTACTATAGCAGCGGTGACAATCGCCTTTCCTGCAAAAGAACTGAAAAAAGTGCCGAAATTATTCAAAATTTTATTCAAGGAACAAGAAAGTGCTGATTTACCGTCATTGATCCGTTTATTTTCTGAATGGGCACAGCTCGCCCGTAAAGAAGGTTTGCTAGCACTTGAAGCGAAGACAAGTGAAATTGATGATGAGTTCTTAAAAAACGGGTTATCACTTGCGGTTGATGGTCAAAGTGCTGACTACATCAGAGACGTTCTAACTGAAGAGGTCGAAGCCATGGAGGAACGCCACCTGTCAGGGGCGTCCATTTTCACCCAGGCGGGTACATATGCACCGACACTTGGGGTTCTTGGTGCCGTTGTCGGTTTAATTGCGGCGCTTAGCCATATGGACAATACCGATGAGCTTGGCCGGGCAATCAGTGCTGCTTTCGTGGCGACATTACTGGGGATATTTACTGGTTATGTTTTATGGCATCCATTCGCCAATAAATTAAAGCGAAAATCAAAGCAGGAAGCACAAGTAAAATACATGATGATTGAGGGTATTCTTTCAATCCTTGAAGGTGAAGCGCCGCGAGTGATCGAGCAGAAGCTTGCATCCTATCTTCCAGCAGGAGAACGGAAGATGATTCTTGAAGAAAGCGGCGTGGCTAAGGATGAGTAG
- the gnd gene encoding phosphogluconate dehydrogenase (NAD(+)-dependent, decarboxylating), translating to MKLGMVGLGKMGYNLVLNLMENGHEVVANDINEEAMQKIKAEGAEIAADYKTMVDMLPKPRVIWLMIPAGDLIDQVIEKFTPFLEEGDILIDGGNSNYKDTLRRAEKLSAAGIQFMDVGTSGGMEGARNGACTMIGGDAEVFAHVEPIFKDISIEKGYLYTGKVGSGHFLKMVHNGIEYGMMQAIAEGFEILEKSPFDYDYKEVSRVWNHGSVIRSWLMELMENAFSKEPKLESIKGVMHSSGEGKWTVETALDLQTAAPVIALSLMMRYRSLEDDTFTGKVVAALRNEFGGHAVERKED from the coding sequence GTGAAACTAGGAATGGTTGGCCTTGGTAAAATGGGCTATAATTTGGTATTGAATTTGATGGAAAATGGCCATGAGGTAGTGGCGAACGATATTAATGAAGAAGCGATGCAGAAAATTAAAGCAGAAGGTGCTGAGATTGCTGCAGATTATAAAACAATGGTGGACATGCTGCCAAAGCCGCGTGTAATCTGGCTGATGATTCCTGCTGGCGATTTAATCGACCAGGTCATCGAAAAGTTCACACCTTTCCTTGAAGAGGGCGACATTCTGATTGATGGCGGCAATTCAAATTACAAGGATACACTTCGTCGTGCTGAAAAGCTTTCAGCAGCAGGCATCCAATTCATGGATGTCGGTACAAGTGGCGGAATGGAAGGCGCTCGTAACGGTGCTTGCACAATGATCGGCGGCGATGCAGAAGTTTTTGCCCATGTAGAACCAATCTTCAAGGACATTTCAATCGAAAAAGGTTATCTCTACACAGGTAAAGTGGGAAGCGGACATTTTCTGAAAATGGTCCATAACGGAATTGAATATGGTATGATGCAGGCAATTGCCGAAGGCTTTGAAATCCTTGAAAAGAGTCCGTTCGATTATGACTACAAAGAAGTGTCGCGCGTCTGGAACCACGGATCCGTCATCCGCAGCTGGCTGATGGAATTGATGGAAAATGCGTTCTCCAAAGAGCCAAAGCTTGAAAGCATCAAGGGCGTCATGCACTCATCAGGCGAAGGAAAATGGACTGTTGAAACCGCACTTGACCTGCAGACAGCAGCACCGGTCATCGCGCTGTCACTGATGATGCGCTACCGCTCACTTGAAGACGATACGTTCACAGGAAAAGTTGTTGCTGCACTAAGAAACGAATTTGGCGGCCACGCAGTTGAAAGAAAAGAAGATTAA
- a CDS encoding nitrous oxide reductase accessory protein NosL, translating into MIKKLGILLMMSVGVLAGCSNSAMEPEEINPEIDVCEVCNMGLAHEHYATEVVTTDGEIYKFDDIGCMEEFMEMETDLKEESASKKYVRDVDSGEWIELDKAYYAYHKEFWTPMANGVISFKDRESAEKYVKEQGMGEVLLDYESLKEHVWSWEQ; encoded by the coding sequence ATGATTAAAAAGCTTGGAATATTGTTGATGATGTCTGTTGGGGTACTAGCGGGCTGCAGCAACAGTGCTATGGAACCGGAGGAAATCAACCCGGAAATTGATGTATGCGAGGTTTGCAATATGGGTCTTGCCCACGAGCATTATGCTACAGAAGTGGTCACCACCGATGGCGAAATATATAAATTTGATGATATTGGCTGTATGGAAGAATTCATGGAAATGGAGACAGATCTGAAGGAAGAAAGTGCTTCAAAAAAGTATGTGCGTGACGTGGATTCGGGAGAATGGATTGAACTGGACAAAGCTTACTATGCGTACCATAAGGAATTCTGGACTCCGATGGCGAATGGTGTGATCAGTTTCAAGGACAGAGAGAGCGCTGAAAAATATGTAAAGGAACAGGGAATGGGTGAAGTGTTGTTGGATTATGAATCATTGAAGGAACATGTGTGGAGCTGGGAGCAATGA
- a CDS encoding helix-turn-helix domain-containing protein yields the protein MKVGETIRSLRLEKNYSISELSEKANVSKSYLSYIERGIQGNPSLQVLSRLADNLDTTVEYLMGQQNMKAARMPVDDEWVGLVDEAIKNGISKEDFAYYLDFMKFNSRRKQD from the coding sequence ATGAAGGTTGGAGAAACTATAAGAAGCTTAAGGCTTGAAAAAAATTATTCAATTAGTGAACTGTCCGAAAAAGCGAATGTTTCTAAATCCTATCTCAGTTACATCGAAAGAGGGATTCAGGGAAATCCATCGCTTCAGGTATTGTCCCGCTTGGCAGACAACCTTGATACAACTGTTGAGTATTTGATGGGACAGCAAAACATGAAAGCCGCCAGGATGCCTGTTGATGATGAATGGGTTGGACTTGTAGATGAAGCTATAAAAAACGGTATCAGCAAAGAAGATTTTGCTTATTATCTTGATTTCATGAAGTTTAATAGCAGGAGAAAACAAGATTAG
- a CDS encoding anti-repressor SinI family protein, translated as MIKEQVVFEELDTEWVQLIMEALEMGINKEEIREFLTKPNK; from the coding sequence TTGATTAAAGAGCAGGTAGTTTTCGAAGAACTGGATACAGAATGGGTGCAGCTTATAATGGAAGCTTTAGAGATGGGAATTAACAAAGAGGAAATCAGGGAATTTTTAACGAAACCCAACAAATAG
- a CDS encoding type 1 glutamine amidotransferase domain-containing protein, which yields MGKKIACLLTDLFEDVEYLEPARAFTEASHEVVTIEKEKGKTVTGKQEKAEVKIDESIDSVKPEDFDALFIPGGFSPDQLREDERFVQFAKAFMDEKKPVFAICHGPQLLLTAKTLEGRGATGYKSIRVDMEYAGAKYMDKEVVVCCNQLVTSREPKDIPAFNREALKVLE from the coding sequence ATGGGTAAAAAGATTGCCTGTTTATTAACCGATTTATTTGAAGATGTCGAATATCTTGAGCCGGCACGCGCATTCACCGAAGCGAGTCATGAAGTAGTCACAATCGAAAAGGAAAAAGGGAAGACTGTGACGGGAAAGCAGGAAAAAGCCGAGGTGAAAATTGATGAAAGCATCGACAGCGTTAAGCCGGAAGATTTCGATGCACTTTTCATTCCTGGAGGCTTCTCTCCGGACCAGTTACGTGAAGACGAGCGATTTGTCCAATTTGCCAAGGCATTCATGGACGAAAAGAAACCAGTCTTCGCCATCTGTCATGGACCTCAGCTGTTGCTAACTGCAAAAACGCTAGAAGGCAGAGGAGCCACCGGCTATAAATCCATCCGTGTGGATATGGAATACGCCGGAGCAAAATACATGGACAAAGAAGTCGTCGTTTGCTGCAACCAGCTCGTGACCAGCAGGGAACCGAAGGACATCCCGGCGTTCAATCGTGAAGCCCTTAAGGTGCTGGAATAG
- the motB gene encoding flagellar motor protein MotB: MSRRKKKTHHEEHMDESWLIPYADLLTLLLALFIVLFAMSSVDAVKFQQLSKAFNDVFSGGTGVFEFQSPMPEVQMESPDERKEDVEKNDEEKADIAKDQMELLAIQQKVNSYIEEKKLTEKLETKLTDEGLLLTIRDNVLFESGRAEVRSSDLNIANEIADLLVMEPPRNVIISSHTDNVPIRTARYDSNWELSVMRAVEFMKIILKNKQLDPRWFSAKGFGEFQPVATNDTAQGKARNRRVEILILPRTSNNPGQ, from the coding sequence ATGAGTAGGAGAAAGAAGAAAACGCATCATGAGGAGCATATGGATGAGTCCTGGCTGATACCGTATGCGGATCTTCTTACTCTCCTGCTGGCATTATTCATCGTTCTGTTTGCGATGAGTTCGGTTGATGCCGTCAAATTCCAGCAGCTCTCAAAGGCATTCAATGACGTTTTTTCCGGTGGCACAGGGGTGTTCGAGTTCCAGAGCCCGATGCCTGAGGTCCAGATGGAATCACCGGATGAGCGCAAGGAAGATGTCGAAAAGAATGATGAGGAGAAGGCCGATATTGCTAAGGATCAAATGGAGCTTTTGGCAATTCAGCAGAAGGTCAATTCTTATATAGAAGAGAAGAAGCTAACAGAAAAACTGGAAACAAAGCTGACAGATGAAGGACTGCTGCTGACAATCCGTGATAATGTCCTGTTTGAATCGGGCAGGGCAGAGGTCCGTTCTTCCGACTTGAATATCGCGAATGAGATAGCTGATTTACTGGTCATGGAGCCGCCGAGGAATGTCATTATCAGCAGCCACACGGATAATGTGCCAATCAGGACCGCGAGATATGATTCGAACTGGGAACTAAGTGTGATGCGTGCAGTCGAATTCATGAAGATTATTTTAAAAAATAAACAGCTTGACCCGCGCTGGTTCAGCGCCAAGGGATTTGGGGAATTCCAGCCAGTGGCTACAAATGATACTGCCCAGGGAAAAGCAAGGAACCGCCGGGTAGAGATCCTAATCCTACCGCGGACAAGTAATAATCCTGGACAATAA
- a CDS encoding late competence development ComFB family protein yields MKFNYVNVMEEVVSTLVNVLMMSPDYQTFCNCQKCRNDIIAISLNTLPSHYVTTEDGRKVVYEQLNTHENRAWINKRIISAIHLVGKYPKH; encoded by the coding sequence ATGAAATTTAATTATGTCAATGTAATGGAAGAGGTCGTTTCCACTCTTGTCAACGTGCTGATGATGAGCCCTGATTACCAGACTTTCTGTAACTGCCAGAAGTGCAGGAATGATATCATTGCCATCAGCCTGAACACTCTTCCAAGTCACTACGTCACTACTGAAGATGGCCGGAAGGTAGTTTACGAACAGCTTAATACGCATGAAAACAGGGCCTGGATCAATAAAAGAATCATCAGTGCCATCCATCTTGTCGGCAAGTACCCCAAGCATTAA
- a CDS encoding ATP-binding cassette domain-containing protein gives MNSKEWIRIEGLAKHYSPTKKISDISFSIDKPEIFALCGGNGAGKSTLIKMLTGIMKPSAGMVYMDGKKVEPHSKSFKKLFSYMPDEMLFPRQLTGLEVLTFFCEIKRNY, from the coding sequence ATGAATAGCAAGGAATGGATCAGGATAGAGGGATTGGCAAAGCATTATAGTCCGACAAAGAAAATTTCTGACATCAGCTTTTCCATCGACAAGCCTGAAATCTTTGCACTCTGCGGTGGAAACGGAGCAGGCAAGAGTACATTGATCAAAATGCTTACAGGGATCATGAAGCCGTCTGCGGGCATGGTGTATATGGACGGGAAGAAAGTTGAACCGCATAGTAAAAGTTTTAAAAAACTATTTTCATATATGCCGGATGAGATGCTCTTTCCGCGCCAGCTGACGGGCTTGGAAGTCTTGACTTTTTTTTGCGAGATTAAGAGGAATTACTGA
- the nosD gene encoding nitrous oxide reductase family maturation protein NosD has product MRRLIRLFAFNFFLLLMLIPTHSDADEFKVEVGQSIQKAVENANNGDTILIFPGLYKESVVINKEVSIKGEDGAIIDGGGEGNVITVTASNVVLDGLTIQNSGSGQEDSGIHIKKADKNVIQNNTLKNVQYGIYIANSFENQLIENSITSSKAHFSKRGNGIHLFKGGGHLLQENEIANVQDGVYFDFTKDIEVSENHVTESRYGMHFMFSEGILAERNHVEKNVTGFMVMDSAHIDFIENKVTDHFHFRGYGILIYETKDILVEGNEILRNSTGLSLEYGGDTLINRNQIAANQVGLEFMGKNENNTFSENNFIGNVVQSKISGEDMRLDDGVKGNYWDDYSSFDLSGDGVGEEAYKAGSLYDRLLRKQPYWQFFFESPSIKLWTKAEALFPSFGTADVYDARPLVEPVTMLQDTEQRSKDRMMPGIIGILFILFSIFVIVKGRKLR; this is encoded by the coding sequence ATGCGCAGGCTGATAAGGCTGTTTGCTTTTAATTTCTTTTTGCTTCTCATGCTCATCCCGACTCATTCCGATGCCGATGAGTTCAAAGTGGAAGTCGGCCAATCGATCCAGAAAGCTGTCGAAAATGCCAATAATGGGGATACCATTCTAATTTTCCCTGGATTATACAAAGAAAGTGTCGTGATTAATAAGGAAGTCTCTATAAAAGGAGAAGATGGAGCAATTATTGATGGCGGTGGAGAAGGGAATGTCATCACCGTCACAGCGTCAAATGTGGTTCTAGATGGGCTCACAATTCAAAATAGCGGGTCGGGACAGGAGGACAGCGGAATTCACATTAAAAAAGCCGACAAGAATGTAATCCAAAACAATACATTGAAAAATGTTCAGTATGGAATTTATATAGCCAACAGCTTTGAAAACCAACTGATTGAAAATAGCATCACGAGCAGCAAAGCACATTTCTCCAAGCGTGGGAACGGTATTCATCTTTTTAAGGGTGGAGGTCATTTGCTGCAAGAGAACGAAATCGCCAATGTACAGGATGGGGTCTATTTCGATTTTACAAAAGACATCGAGGTGTCGGAGAATCATGTAACTGAATCTCGCTATGGAATGCATTTTATGTTCAGTGAGGGAATTTTAGCTGAGAGAAATCATGTTGAAAAAAATGTGACAGGATTCATGGTGATGGATTCAGCTCATATTGACTTCATAGAAAACAAGGTAACGGATCACTTTCATTTCCGCGGCTATGGAATCTTGATTTATGAAACAAAAGACATCCTCGTTGAGGGGAATGAAATTCTTAGAAACAGCACAGGACTGTCCCTGGAATATGGGGGCGATACCTTGATCAACAGAAATCAAATTGCCGCCAATCAAGTTGGACTAGAGTTCATGGGCAAGAATGAAAATAATACGTTTTCCGAAAACAACTTCATCGGGAATGTCGTTCAGTCGAAGATTTCCGGGGAAGATATGAGGCTGGATGATGGAGTGAAGGGGAATTACTGGGATGATTACAGCAGTTTTGATCTTTCAGGTGATGGAGTGGGAGAAGAAGCGTACAAGGCTGGTTCACTGTATGATCGCCTTTTGAGGAAACAGCCATACTGGCAATTCTTTTTTGAAAGTCCTTCGATCAAGCTGTGGACCAAGGCGGAAGCTTTATTTCCTTCTTTTGGGACAGCAGATGTGTATGATGCGCGACCGCTGGTAGAGCCGGTAACCATGCTACAGGATACAGAACAGCGGAGCAAGGACAGAATGATGCCAGGAATAATAGGGATACTGTTTATTTTGTTCTCGATATTCGTGATTGTGAAAGGAAGGAAACTGCGATGA
- a CDS encoding MurR/RpiR family transcriptional regulator, translated as MASELKGQNVIVKIKAIHSSLSSKEKAVADYILNNPKEIIHLSITEFAENASVAEATIFRFCKRLGFRGYQAFKIALASEVVEPIKNIHEEIKEEDRVVTLAEKVFSGHIEAMKGTLNLLDEKVLESIIDVLAKSARIDFYGSGGSSAIALDAYHKFLRTGINCNAHSDGHQQIISAALLGPGQAAVGISHSGSNKDVIEALRIAKANGAATIAITSHFKSPLSKEADYVLYTTSRETLFRSEALASRLVQLSLIDVLHVGVSVRKQEQTLDNLQKIREAISIKRY; from the coding sequence TTGGCCAGTGAGTTGAAAGGGCAAAATGTCATCGTCAAGATTAAAGCCATCCACTCGTCTCTTTCCTCGAAGGAGAAGGCAGTCGCGGATTATATATTGAACAATCCAAAGGAAATCATCCATTTATCAATCACCGAGTTTGCAGAGAATGCTTCTGTCGCTGAGGCAACCATTTTCCGTTTTTGCAAACGGCTTGGATTTCGGGGCTATCAAGCTTTTAAAATCGCGCTTGCGAGTGAAGTCGTGGAACCGATCAAGAATATCCACGAAGAAATAAAGGAAGAAGATCGAGTTGTTACTCTTGCGGAAAAAGTATTTTCCGGGCATATCGAGGCAATGAAAGGAACGCTTAATCTTCTGGATGAAAAGGTTCTTGAGAGCATTATTGATGTGCTTGCAAAGTCAGCACGCATAGATTTTTACGGATCAGGCGGTTCGTCAGCCATCGCACTCGATGCATATCATAAATTTTTGAGGACAGGCATCAATTGCAATGCCCACAGTGACGGACATCAGCAAATTATTTCCGCAGCGCTTCTCGGTCCTGGACAGGCAGCCGTTGGAATTTCCCATAGCGGCAGCAATAAAGATGTCATAGAAGCACTGAGGATTGCAAAAGCTAATGGAGCCGCGACAATCGCAATCACAAGTCACTTCAAGTCTCCACTATCAAAGGAAGCGGATTACGTATTGTACACGACCTCACGCGAAACACTATTCCGATCTGAAGCATTAGCTTCAAGGCTGGTTCAATTAAGTTTGATTGATGTGCTTCATGTAGGTGTTTCAGTTCGCAAGCAAGAACAAACACTGGATAACCTGCAAAAAATCAGGGAAGCCATTTCAATCAAAAGATATTAA
- the map gene encoding type I methionyl aminopeptidase, giving the protein MIVLKSAREIENMKAAGKLLASVHKELRKRIKPGVSTWEIDQFVEDYLKEHGATPEQKGYRNYQYATCASINDEVCHGFPRKEALNDGDIVTIDMVVKLNGALADSAWSYAVGDISEQSQKLLDVTKEALYRGIAASVPGNRVGDIGHAIQSFVEGEGFSVVREFIGHGIGAVIHEKPDIPHYGMPGKGPRLKEGMVFTIEPMVNIGEWKTMMDSNGWTARTVDGKLSAQYEHTIAITKDGPVILTQQD; this is encoded by the coding sequence ATGATTGTTTTAAAATCGGCACGTGAGATTGAAAATATGAAGGCAGCGGGCAAGCTGCTCGCTTCCGTGCATAAAGAGTTGCGCAAACGGATTAAGCCTGGGGTTTCTACCTGGGAAATTGATCAGTTTGTTGAGGATTATTTGAAGGAGCACGGCGCCACACCTGAGCAGAAAGGTTACCGGAACTATCAATATGCAACGTGCGCCAGCATCAATGATGAGGTCTGCCACGGCTTCCCTAGAAAAGAAGCCCTGAATGATGGCGATATTGTCACGATCGATATGGTCGTCAAACTGAACGGTGCATTGGCGGATTCTGCTTGGAGCTACGCCGTTGGGGATATAAGCGAACAGTCACAAAAGCTGCTCGATGTAACAAAAGAGGCATTGTATCGAGGTATTGCAGCATCCGTACCTGGCAATCGAGTTGGCGATATTGGTCATGCGATCCAGTCATTTGTCGAAGGAGAAGGCTTTTCGGTTGTCCGTGAATTTATCGGTCATGGCATAGGCGCAGTGATTCATGAGAAGCCCGATATTCCACACTATGGCATGCCTGGCAAGGGGCCGAGGCTTAAGGAAGGCATGGTATTCACCATCGAACCAATGGTCAATATCGGCGAATGGAAAACGATGATGGATTCTAATGGCTGGACAGCAAGAACCGTAGACGGCAAGTTGTCGGCACAGTATGAACATACAATCGCGATCACCAAAGATGGTCCTGTCATTTTGACTCAACAGGATTAA
- a CDS encoding MDR family MFS transporter, producing the protein MNKLKSYYRQFHPIVWVLLSGTVLARGSAFATLPFLAIYLSRNLDLHPVLIGITIGISPLSGVIGGFLGGHLSDVFGRKPVMIGSLFSMSLVYFGFMIAETPAWFIVLNALNGLSGSFFEPTGQALIADLTEKSKRMRAFSLRYTAINIGASVGPLLGAYLAVVSAKSAFMVTGIMYFMYVLILALMMKKYNLGNPASKGTSKVTIASSLKIIGKDKALRYLILGTILINFGYSQMESNVPQYLESSIANGVFVYSVMLSINAVMVVLLQMPMSHYAERFKTMQVMMAGAAFLSVGMLTFGFVTGWYTGILAIVFITIGEILIFPSSSYLVDQLATDELRGTYFGAAQFRKIGHFLGPIAGGYLLNEAGGTMLFSFIALVVLGSILFFIQGNKIFVKTAAKVVKN; encoded by the coding sequence ATGAATAAACTAAAAAGCTATTACCGGCAATTCCATCCGATCGTATGGGTACTGCTGAGCGGAACAGTTCTCGCAAGGGGTTCAGCATTCGCGACGCTGCCATTCCTGGCAATCTACCTTTCTAGGAATCTTGATTTACACCCAGTACTAATCGGGATTACGATTGGAATCAGTCCATTATCCGGAGTGATTGGCGGCTTCCTTGGCGGCCATTTATCTGACGTGTTCGGCCGCAAACCGGTTATGATCGGTTCTTTGTTTTCGATGTCGCTCGTTTATTTCGGTTTTATGATCGCGGAAACCCCGGCATGGTTCATTGTACTGAATGCATTAAATGGGTTGAGCGGGTCGTTTTTTGAACCGACTGGCCAGGCGCTTATTGCCGACTTGACGGAAAAGAGCAAGCGGATGAGAGCATTCTCTCTAAGATATACAGCGATAAATATCGGAGCTTCGGTGGGCCCGTTGCTCGGAGCCTATCTTGCAGTCGTTTCGGCTAAATCTGCTTTCATGGTAACAGGAATCATGTATTTCATGTACGTACTGATACTGGCGCTAATGATGAAAAAATACAATCTGGGGAATCCGGCGAGTAAAGGGACTTCTAAAGTAACGATTGCCAGTTCCTTGAAGATCATTGGCAAAGATAAAGCGTTGAGGTATCTGATCCTAGGAACAATCCTCATTAATTTCGGGTATTCCCAAATGGAATCGAATGTCCCGCAGTATCTGGAATCATCGATTGCGAACGGAGTATTCGTTTATTCAGTCATGTTGTCCATCAATGCGGTCATGGTTGTCCTGCTGCAGATGCCTATGAGCCACTATGCAGAAAGATTCAAGACGATGCAGGTGATGATGGCAGGAGCAGCCTTTCTGTCGGTGGGCATGCTGACATTCGGGTTTGTAACAGGATGGTACACTGGTATACTTGCCATTGTCTTCATCACAATAGGGGAAATCCTGATTTTTCCCTCAAGCAGTTATCTCGTCGACCAGCTCGCAACAGATGAACTGCGGGGAACTTATTTCGGAGCCGCCCAGTTCCGAAAAATCGGCCATTTTCTCGGTCCGATTGCAGGCGGTTATTTATTGAATGAAGCAGGAGGGACCATGTTATTCTCATTCATAGCCTTGGTCGTGCTCGGGAGTATCCTATTTTTCATTCAGGGAAACAAGATCTTTGTGAAAACAGCAGCGAAAGTGGTAAAAAACTAA